In a single window of the Stigmatopora nigra isolate UIUO_SnigA chromosome 7, RoL_Snig_1.1, whole genome shotgun sequence genome:
- the rbm12bb gene encoding RNA binding motif protein 12Bb isoform X2: MAVVIRLQGLRISAGSQDIRKFFTGLKIPDGGVHIIGGEREEAFIIFASDEDARRAMTRSGGQIKGGQVTLLLSSKTEMQNVLEISTKNVEKNQRNRSDDKSRHARRSAEADGNKRSAGRADLSPPPRQKRLLSKESPCVFLKGLPFSVSERDVTEFFNGLHIIDIILLRNRVGRINGMALVKFSNPEEVGEALKRNKGYIGSRYVEICPTSEQDWDRTAEKLHPAGDYPGGDQFERRGSPPRGQKNFQYHSRSQSPDGQRVSSSNEGYCVMMENISFAVETEDVKRFFAYARLYDDQIMFTNPDGNKNRCAFILFKTLREYREALDQEGKSFFNRMVHVRPVSREKMIAIMKSQNVHDGASGNDRRMNERNPARPRNHPDSERCILWQNLPRDVRKVEVVDFFGMNVSEEDVHLLRDNSGMGASKALILFSSETEAQRSLSLDGQRFLGTVVSLRCISRSQMREILAGPQVASSPQRRFHEFQGAGDGDYGNFRGSQSGKMSMDMGPASHRGYDSYDEPYQSRNGGRSSGGPPTLVKLFNLPFQITTEEIYDFCHGYRIIQGSISLQYDRSGDFRGTASVLFETPQEASVAMQELNGRPIGARKIQLMMCENDFGSMKPDGDLLF, translated from the coding sequence ATGGCAGTCGTCATCCGTTTACAGGGATTGAGGATCTCGGCTGGTTCTCAAGATATTCGCAAATTCTTCACTGGGCTGAAAATTCCAGATGGTGGTGTACATATCATTGGAGGCGAGCGGGAGGAAGCTTTCATTATCTTTGCTTCCGATGAAGATGCAAGAAGAGCCATGACGCGCTCGGGGGGTCAAATTAAAGGAGGACAGGTGACTTTGCTGCTCAGTAGCAAAACTGAGATGCAGAACGTTCTCGAGATAAGTACTAAGAATGTGGAGAAAAATCAAAGGAATCGTTCCGATGACAAGTCAAGGCACGCCCGGAGATCCGCAGAGGCTGACGGCAACAAGAGGTCAGCCGGTAGAGCTGACCTCTCCCCTCCACCCCGCCAAAAGAGGCTTTTAAGCAAAGAGTCTCCATGTGTTTTTCTCAAAGGCCTCCCCTTCAGTGTGTCCGAGAGAGACGTTACTGAGTTTTTCAATGGTTTGCACATCATTGACATTATTCTGTTAAGGAATAGAGTTGGGAGAATTAATGGAATGGCTCTCGTGAAATTTTCTAACCCCGAAGAAGTAGGGGAAGCATTGAAGAGGAATAAGGGATATATTGGTTCTCGGTACGTGGAGATTTGCCCCACGTCCGAACAGGATTGGGATCGGACCGCCGAAAAATTGCATCCTGCGGGCGACTATCCTGGGGGCGACCAGTTCGAAAGACGCGGCTCACCGCCACGTGGTCAGAAGAATTTCCAATACCATTCGAGGTCACAGTCACCTGATGGCCAAAGGGTGTCGTCGTCCAATGAGGGTTACTGTGTTATGATGGAAAACATCTCCTTTGCAGTGGAAACGGAGGATGTGAAGAGATTTTTTGCCTACGCCAGACTCTACGACGACCAGATTATGTTCACGAATCCCGACGGCAATAAAAATAGATGTGCATTTATACTCTTCAAGACACTGCGAGAGTATCGTGAAGCATTAGATCAGGAGGGAAAGTCCTTTTTCAATCGGATGGTTCATGTCCGGCCAGTCTCCAGAGAAAAAATGATAGCCATCATGAAAAGTCAAAACGTGCACGACGGAGCTTCTGGAAATGACAGAAGGATGAATGAGAGAAATCCAGCCCGTCCCCGGAATCACCCGGATTCAGAGAGGTGTATCCTCTGGCAAAATCTGCCCCGTGACGTGCGCAAAGTGGAGGTCGTGGACTTCTTTGGGATGAACGTCTCGGAAGAGGATGTGCACTTGCTCCGAGACAATTCGGGCATGGGGGCCAGCAAAGCCTTGATTCTGTTCTCTTCAGAGACGGAGGCCCAGAGGAGCCTCAGTCTTGACGGACAGAGGTTTCTCGGCACGGTGGTTTCTCTGCGATGCATTTCGCGCAGTCAGATGAGGGAGATACTCGCCGGGCCACAGGTGGCTTCCAGCCCGCAACGAAGATTTCATGAGTTTCAAGGCGCCGGTGACGGAGACTACGGCAACTTCAGGGGCTCGCAAAGTGGGAAAATGTCGATGGACATGGGTCCCGCATCCCACAGAGGCTATGATTCTTATGACGAGCCGTATCAAAGCAGAAACGGTGGTCGTTCGAGTGGCGGTCCTCCCACCCTCGTAAAGCTATTTAATCTGCCTTTCCAAATAACGACGGAGGAAATCTATGATTTTTGCCATGGATATCGCATTATCCAAGGGTCCATCTCGTTGCAGTATGACAGGAGTGGAGATTTTCGAGGTACAGCAAGCGTGTTGTTTGAGACTCCGCAGGAGGCATCAGTAGCAATGCAGGAACTCAATGGGAGGCCGATAGGTGCTCGAAAGATTCAACTCATGATGTGTGAAAATGACTTTGGCAGTATGAAACCTGATGGTGATCTATTGTTCTAG
- the rbm12bb gene encoding RNA binding motif protein 12Bb isoform X1, whose protein sequence is MSICGDFVLDLSDAPVQIEANKPGRRAYLRFYFPLRHLVSLVAATTSHDSRTQLAWIPNVVPGAVLLCFSMAVVIRLQGLRISAGSQDIRKFFTGLKIPDGGVHIIGGEREEAFIIFASDEDARRAMTRSGGQIKGGQVTLLLSSKTEMQNVLEISTKNVEKNQRNRSDDKSRHARRSAEADGNKRSAGRADLSPPPRQKRLLSKESPCVFLKGLPFSVSERDVTEFFNGLHIIDIILLRNRVGRINGMALVKFSNPEEVGEALKRNKGYIGSRYVEICPTSEQDWDRTAEKLHPAGDYPGGDQFERRGSPPRGQKNFQYHSRSQSPDGQRVSSSNEGYCVMMENISFAVETEDVKRFFAYARLYDDQIMFTNPDGNKNRCAFILFKTLREYREALDQEGKSFFNRMVHVRPVSREKMIAIMKSQNVHDGASGNDRRMNERNPARPRNHPDSERCILWQNLPRDVRKVEVVDFFGMNVSEEDVHLLRDNSGMGASKALILFSSETEAQRSLSLDGQRFLGTVVSLRCISRSQMREILAGPQVASSPQRRFHEFQGAGDGDYGNFRGSQSGKMSMDMGPASHRGYDSYDEPYQSRNGGRSSGGPPTLVKLFNLPFQITTEEIYDFCHGYRIIQGSISLQYDRSGDFRGTASVLFETPQEASVAMQELNGRPIGARKIQLMMCENDFGSMKPDGDLLF, encoded by the exons ATGTCGATTTGTGGGGATTTTGTCCTCGATCTATCCGACGCTCCGGTCCAAATTGAAGCAAATAAGCCGGGACGAAGAGCATACCTCCGTTTCTATTTCCCTCTGCGGCATTTGGTGTCTCTCGTCGCGGCGACGACGTCACATGATTCGCGGACACAGCTGGCCTGGATACCGAACGTTGTCCCCG GTGCTGTTTTATTGTGCTTCAGTATGGCAGTCGTCATCCGTTTACAGGGATTGAGGATCTCGGCTGGTTCTCAAGATATTCGCAAATTCTTCACTGGGCTGAAAATTCCAGATGGTGGTGTACATATCATTGGAGGCGAGCGGGAGGAAGCTTTCATTATCTTTGCTTCCGATGAAGATGCAAGAAGAGCCATGACGCGCTCGGGGGGTCAAATTAAAGGAGGACAGGTGACTTTGCTGCTCAGTAGCAAAACTGAGATGCAGAACGTTCTCGAGATAAGTACTAAGAATGTGGAGAAAAATCAAAGGAATCGTTCCGATGACAAGTCAAGGCACGCCCGGAGATCCGCAGAGGCTGACGGCAACAAGAGGTCAGCCGGTAGAGCTGACCTCTCCCCTCCACCCCGCCAAAAGAGGCTTTTAAGCAAAGAGTCTCCATGTGTTTTTCTCAAAGGCCTCCCCTTCAGTGTGTCCGAGAGAGACGTTACTGAGTTTTTCAATGGTTTGCACATCATTGACATTATTCTGTTAAGGAATAGAGTTGGGAGAATTAATGGAATGGCTCTCGTGAAATTTTCTAACCCCGAAGAAGTAGGGGAAGCATTGAAGAGGAATAAGGGATATATTGGTTCTCGGTACGTGGAGATTTGCCCCACGTCCGAACAGGATTGGGATCGGACCGCCGAAAAATTGCATCCTGCGGGCGACTATCCTGGGGGCGACCAGTTCGAAAGACGCGGCTCACCGCCACGTGGTCAGAAGAATTTCCAATACCATTCGAGGTCACAGTCACCTGATGGCCAAAGGGTGTCGTCGTCCAATGAGGGTTACTGTGTTATGATGGAAAACATCTCCTTTGCAGTGGAAACGGAGGATGTGAAGAGATTTTTTGCCTACGCCAGACTCTACGACGACCAGATTATGTTCACGAATCCCGACGGCAATAAAAATAGATGTGCATTTATACTCTTCAAGACACTGCGAGAGTATCGTGAAGCATTAGATCAGGAGGGAAAGTCCTTTTTCAATCGGATGGTTCATGTCCGGCCAGTCTCCAGAGAAAAAATGATAGCCATCATGAAAAGTCAAAACGTGCACGACGGAGCTTCTGGAAATGACAGAAGGATGAATGAGAGAAATCCAGCCCGTCCCCGGAATCACCCGGATTCAGAGAGGTGTATCCTCTGGCAAAATCTGCCCCGTGACGTGCGCAAAGTGGAGGTCGTGGACTTCTTTGGGATGAACGTCTCGGAAGAGGATGTGCACTTGCTCCGAGACAATTCGGGCATGGGGGCCAGCAAAGCCTTGATTCTGTTCTCTTCAGAGACGGAGGCCCAGAGGAGCCTCAGTCTTGACGGACAGAGGTTTCTCGGCACGGTGGTTTCTCTGCGATGCATTTCGCGCAGTCAGATGAGGGAGATACTCGCCGGGCCACAGGTGGCTTCCAGCCCGCAACGAAGATTTCATGAGTTTCAAGGCGCCGGTGACGGAGACTACGGCAACTTCAGGGGCTCGCAAAGTGGGAAAATGTCGATGGACATGGGTCCCGCATCCCACAGAGGCTATGATTCTTATGACGAGCCGTATCAAAGCAGAAACGGTGGTCGTTCGAGTGGCGGTCCTCCCACCCTCGTAAAGCTATTTAATCTGCCTTTCCAAATAACGACGGAGGAAATCTATGATTTTTGCCATGGATATCGCATTATCCAAGGGTCCATCTCGTTGCAGTATGACAGGAGTGGAGATTTTCGAGGTACAGCAAGCGTGTTGTTTGAGACTCCGCAGGAGGCATCAGTAGCAATGCAGGAACTCAATGGGAGGCCGATAGGTGCTCGAAAGATTCAACTCATGATGTGTGAAAATGACTTTGGCAGTATGAAACCTGATGGTGATCTATTGTTCTAG
- the upp1 gene encoding uridine phosphorylase 1 isoform X2, translating into MNSVKYKRTSRPVSVHNPYLCRMKDDILYHFNLGTKTHNLPALFGDVKFVCVGGSAWRMKEFIEYMAAELGLQDPRSEYPNICAGTDRYAMYKVGPVLSVSHGIGIPSISTMLHELIKLLHHAQCRDVTIIRIGTSGGIGLEPGTVVVTKQSVDGKFLPKFEQLILGETVVRNTDLDYGLAEELLVCSEELGRFHTMIGNTMCTLDFYEGQGRLDGAFCMYTEKEKHKYLAKAKEAGVCNIEMESTVFAAMCKLSGLRVVCATLVDRLKGDQLISSRDVLHDYQQRPQILVGYYIKKQLKGLGVLQK; encoded by the exons ATGAATTCGGTGAAATACAAGAGAACCAGCCG CCCGGTTTCTGTCCATAACCCTTACCTCTGCCGGATGAAAGATGACATCTTGTACCACTTCAATCTTGGAACGAAAACGCACAACCTGCCTGCTCTGTTTGGTGACGTCAAA TTTGTGTGCGTTGGTGGCAGCGCATGGCGAATGAAAGAGTTCATCGAGTATATGGCAGCAGAGCTTGGGTTGCAAGATCCCAGATCAGAGTACCCCAATATCTGTGCTGGAACGGACCGCTATGCCATGTACAAAGTTGGTCCTGTACTCTCTGTTAGT CATGGAATTGGAATCCCATCTATATCAACTATGCTGCATGAGCTGATTAAGCTTCTCCATCATGCTCAATGCAGAGATGTTACTATCATACGCATTGGAACTTCAGGTGGTATAG ggCTTGAACCTGGTACTGTTGTTGTCACCAAACAGTCTGTGGATGGCAAGTTTTTGCCAAAATTCGAGCAGCTGATCCTGGGGGAGACGGTTGTCCGCAACACCGACCTTGACTACGGCCTTGCTGAAGAGTTGCTGGTCTGCAGCGAGGAGCTCGGTCGATTCCACACTATGATAGGCAACACCATGTGCACTCTGGATTTCTACGAAG GTCAAGGCCGTTTGGATGGTGCTTTCTGCATGTACACGGAGAAGGAGAAGCACAAATACTTGGCAAAAGCCAAGGAAGCAGGAGTCTGCAATATTGAAATGGAATCAACCGTCTTTGCCGCCATGTGTAAACTGAGTGGCCTCCGAG TGGTATGCGCAACGTTAGTAGACCGGCTGAAGGGAGACCAGCTGATCAGTTCTCGCGACGTCCTCCATGACTACCAGCAGCGGCCTCAGATTCTGGTGGGATACTACATTAAGAAGCAGCTAAAGGGACTGGGAGTACTTCAGAAATGA
- the stmn2a gene encoding stathmin-2a isoform X2 yields MAKTATAYKEKMKELSVLSLICSCFYPEARDKILNELEADIEVKPINKRASGQAFEVILKPVSPVSDVVHNLASSPKRDISLDDIEKKLEAAEERRKYQEIQVLRTLAEKREHERDVLFKALEENNNFSKMAEEKLQMKMEQIKENREAHLAAMMERLQERERHAALVRRNKEMREELTA; encoded by the exons ATGGCCAAAACAGCGACTG CGTACAAAGAGAAGATGAAGGAGCTTTCCGTCCTCTCGCTCATCTGCTCCTGCTTTTACCCGGAAGCTCGCGACAAGATCCTGAATGAGTTGGAAG CCGACATCGAGGTGAAGCCGATAAACAAGCGAGCTTCCGGGCAAGCGTTTGAGGTGATCCTCAAGCCGGTGTCTCCAGTATCAGATGTTGTCCACAACCTGGCTTCTTCACCCAAGAGGGACATCTCCCTGGACGACATCGAGAAGAAGCTCGAGGCGGCCGAAGAACGGAGAAAG taCCAAGAAATACAGGTGCTGAGGACTTTGGCTGAAAAACGAGAGCACGAGAGGGACGTGCTTTTCAAAGCGCTGGAGGAGAACAACAACTTCAGCAAGATGGCAGAGGAAAAGCTCCAAATGAAGATGGAGCAGATTAAGGAAAACCGCGAAGCTCATCTCGCAGCCATGATGGAGCGTCTACAAGAAAGG GAGAGACACGCAGCCTTGGTGCGCAGAAACAAAGAAATGAGGGAAGAGCTGACAGCATGA
- the upp1 gene encoding uridine phosphorylase 1 isoform X1 — protein sequence MNSVKYKRTSRPVSVHNPYLCRMKDDILYHFNLGTKTHNLPALFGDVKFVCVGGSAWRMKEFIEYMAAELGLQDPRSEYPNICAGTDRYAMYKVGPVLSVSHGIGIPSISTMLHELIKLLHHAQCRDVTIIRIGTSGGIGLEPGTVVVTKQSVDGKFLPKFEQLILGETVVRNTDLDYGLAEELLVCSEELGRFHTMIGNTMCTLDFYEGQGRLDGAFCMYTEKEKHKYLAKAKEAGVCNIEMESTVFAAMCKLSGLRAAVVCATLVDRLKGDQLISSRDVLHDYQQRPQILVGYYIKKQLKGLGVLQK from the exons ATGAATTCGGTGAAATACAAGAGAACCAGCCG CCCGGTTTCTGTCCATAACCCTTACCTCTGCCGGATGAAAGATGACATCTTGTACCACTTCAATCTTGGAACGAAAACGCACAACCTGCCTGCTCTGTTTGGTGACGTCAAA TTTGTGTGCGTTGGTGGCAGCGCATGGCGAATGAAAGAGTTCATCGAGTATATGGCAGCAGAGCTTGGGTTGCAAGATCCCAGATCAGAGTACCCCAATATCTGTGCTGGAACGGACCGCTATGCCATGTACAAAGTTGGTCCTGTACTCTCTGTTAGT CATGGAATTGGAATCCCATCTATATCAACTATGCTGCATGAGCTGATTAAGCTTCTCCATCATGCTCAATGCAGAGATGTTACTATCATACGCATTGGAACTTCAGGTGGTATAG ggCTTGAACCTGGTACTGTTGTTGTCACCAAACAGTCTGTGGATGGCAAGTTTTTGCCAAAATTCGAGCAGCTGATCCTGGGGGAGACGGTTGTCCGCAACACCGACCTTGACTACGGCCTTGCTGAAGAGTTGCTGGTCTGCAGCGAGGAGCTCGGTCGATTCCACACTATGATAGGCAACACCATGTGCACTCTGGATTTCTACGAAG GTCAAGGCCGTTTGGATGGTGCTTTCTGCATGTACACGGAGAAGGAGAAGCACAAATACTTGGCAAAAGCCAAGGAAGCAGGAGTCTGCAATATTGAAATGGAATCAACCGTCTTTGCCGCCATGTGTAAACTGAGTGGCCTCCGAG CGGCAGTGGTATGCGCAACGTTAGTAGACCGGCTGAAGGGAGACCAGCTGATCAGTTCTCGCGACGTCCTCCATGACTACCAGCAGCGGCCTCAGATTCTGGTGGGATACTACATTAAGAAGCAGCTAAAGGGACTGGGAGTACTTCAGAAATGA
- the stmn2a gene encoding stathmin-2a isoform X1 — MAKTATAYKEKMKELSVLSLICSCFYPEARDKILNELEAADIEVKPINKRASGQAFEVILKPVSPVSDVVHNLASSPKRDISLDDIEKKLEAAEERRKYQEIQVLRTLAEKREHERDVLFKALEENNNFSKMAEEKLQMKMEQIKENREAHLAAMMERLQERERHAALVRRNKEMREELTA; from the exons ATGGCCAAAACAGCGACTG CGTACAAAGAGAAGATGAAGGAGCTTTCCGTCCTCTCGCTCATCTGCTCCTGCTTTTACCCGGAAGCTCGCGACAAGATCCTGAATGAGTTGGAAG CAGCCGACATCGAGGTGAAGCCGATAAACAAGCGAGCTTCCGGGCAAGCGTTTGAGGTGATCCTCAAGCCGGTGTCTCCAGTATCAGATGTTGTCCACAACCTGGCTTCTTCACCCAAGAGGGACATCTCCCTGGACGACATCGAGAAGAAGCTCGAGGCGGCCGAAGAACGGAGAAAG taCCAAGAAATACAGGTGCTGAGGACTTTGGCTGAAAAACGAGAGCACGAGAGGGACGTGCTTTTCAAAGCGCTGGAGGAGAACAACAACTTCAGCAAGATGGCAGAGGAAAAGCTCCAAATGAAGATGGAGCAGATTAAGGAAAACCGCGAAGCTCATCTCGCAGCCATGATGGAGCGTCTACAAGAAAGG GAGAGACACGCAGCCTTGGTGCGCAGAAACAAAGAAATGAGGGAAGAGCTGACAGCATGA
- the upp1 gene encoding uridine phosphorylase 1 isoform X4 produces the protein MKDDILYHFNLGTKTHNLPALFGDVKFVCVGGSAWRMKEFIEYMAAELGLQDPRSEYPNICAGTDRYAMYKVGPVLSVSHGIGIPSISTMLHELIKLLHHAQCRDVTIIRIGTSGGIGLEPGTVVVTKQSVDGKFLPKFEQLILGETVVRNTDLDYGLAEELLVCSEELGRFHTMIGNTMCTLDFYEGQGRLDGAFCMYTEKEKHKYLAKAKEAGVCNIEMESTVFAAMCKLSGLRAAVVCATLVDRLKGDQLISSRDVLHDYQQRPQILVGYYIKKQLKGLGVLQK, from the exons ATGAAAGATGACATCTTGTACCACTTCAATCTTGGAACGAAAACGCACAACCTGCCTGCTCTGTTTGGTGACGTCAAA TTTGTGTGCGTTGGTGGCAGCGCATGGCGAATGAAAGAGTTCATCGAGTATATGGCAGCAGAGCTTGGGTTGCAAGATCCCAGATCAGAGTACCCCAATATCTGTGCTGGAACGGACCGCTATGCCATGTACAAAGTTGGTCCTGTACTCTCTGTTAGT CATGGAATTGGAATCCCATCTATATCAACTATGCTGCATGAGCTGATTAAGCTTCTCCATCATGCTCAATGCAGAGATGTTACTATCATACGCATTGGAACTTCAGGTGGTATAG ggCTTGAACCTGGTACTGTTGTTGTCACCAAACAGTCTGTGGATGGCAAGTTTTTGCCAAAATTCGAGCAGCTGATCCTGGGGGAGACGGTTGTCCGCAACACCGACCTTGACTACGGCCTTGCTGAAGAGTTGCTGGTCTGCAGCGAGGAGCTCGGTCGATTCCACACTATGATAGGCAACACCATGTGCACTCTGGATTTCTACGAAG GTCAAGGCCGTTTGGATGGTGCTTTCTGCATGTACACGGAGAAGGAGAAGCACAAATACTTGGCAAAAGCCAAGGAAGCAGGAGTCTGCAATATTGAAATGGAATCAACCGTCTTTGCCGCCATGTGTAAACTGAGTGGCCTCCGAG CGGCAGTGGTATGCGCAACGTTAGTAGACCGGCTGAAGGGAGACCAGCTGATCAGTTCTCGCGACGTCCTCCATGACTACCAGCAGCGGCCTCAGATTCTGGTGGGATACTACATTAAGAAGCAGCTAAAGGGACTGGGAGTACTTCAGAAATGA
- the upp1 gene encoding uridine phosphorylase 1 isoform X3, which translates to MAANDPVSVHNPYLCRMKDDILYHFNLGTKTHNLPALFGDVKFVCVGGSAWRMKEFIEYMAAELGLQDPRSEYPNICAGTDRYAMYKVGPVLSVSHGIGIPSISTMLHELIKLLHHAQCRDVTIIRIGTSGGIGLEPGTVVVTKQSVDGKFLPKFEQLILGETVVRNTDLDYGLAEELLVCSEELGRFHTMIGNTMCTLDFYEGQGRLDGAFCMYTEKEKHKYLAKAKEAGVCNIEMESTVFAAMCKLSGLRAAVVCATLVDRLKGDQLISSRDVLHDYQQRPQILVGYYIKKQLKGLGVLQK; encoded by the exons atggcagccaatga CCCGGTTTCTGTCCATAACCCTTACCTCTGCCGGATGAAAGATGACATCTTGTACCACTTCAATCTTGGAACGAAAACGCACAACCTGCCTGCTCTGTTTGGTGACGTCAAA TTTGTGTGCGTTGGTGGCAGCGCATGGCGAATGAAAGAGTTCATCGAGTATATGGCAGCAGAGCTTGGGTTGCAAGATCCCAGATCAGAGTACCCCAATATCTGTGCTGGAACGGACCGCTATGCCATGTACAAAGTTGGTCCTGTACTCTCTGTTAGT CATGGAATTGGAATCCCATCTATATCAACTATGCTGCATGAGCTGATTAAGCTTCTCCATCATGCTCAATGCAGAGATGTTACTATCATACGCATTGGAACTTCAGGTGGTATAG ggCTTGAACCTGGTACTGTTGTTGTCACCAAACAGTCTGTGGATGGCAAGTTTTTGCCAAAATTCGAGCAGCTGATCCTGGGGGAGACGGTTGTCCGCAACACCGACCTTGACTACGGCCTTGCTGAAGAGTTGCTGGTCTGCAGCGAGGAGCTCGGTCGATTCCACACTATGATAGGCAACACCATGTGCACTCTGGATTTCTACGAAG GTCAAGGCCGTTTGGATGGTGCTTTCTGCATGTACACGGAGAAGGAGAAGCACAAATACTTGGCAAAAGCCAAGGAAGCAGGAGTCTGCAATATTGAAATGGAATCAACCGTCTTTGCCGCCATGTGTAAACTGAGTGGCCTCCGAG CGGCAGTGGTATGCGCAACGTTAGTAGACCGGCTGAAGGGAGACCAGCTGATCAGTTCTCGCGACGTCCTCCATGACTACCAGCAGCGGCCTCAGATTCTGGTGGGATACTACATTAAGAAGCAGCTAAAGGGACTGGGAGTACTTCAGAAATGA